In Ptychodera flava strain L36383 chromosome 21, AS_Pfla_20210202, whole genome shotgun sequence, a genomic segment contains:
- the LOC139120935 gene encoding non-lysosomal glucosylceramidase-like: VPEFGWRVRLDHEFEEKRKPLRIIKPHQIPDLIPLFFRYLWFYYNIRRKGRRPYIDQFNPLECRQIYGVPVGGIGCGCINRGWKGDFCRWSLTPGIYTYDIVQANQFTVCIQKGGRTVYQQVLSPSRPRDSSLCTWNWGYHGEYAKYHALYPRAWTVYELPGQNVTLVCRQISPIIPHDYKDTSLPVGVFVWEIQNNNDESVNVSIMMTWQNGTGEPTDKSGGRWNQPFTFEGNGQTEGQVQGLLLHNAHPKMKCTMAISAACKENVKISHKTAFNPYGDGKELWDDLIFDGELTSRSGSSFQTKEGEATAAAVAAKSQVEANSSSAIEFCVAWDMPRIHFRAKEKSYCRRYTRWFGSDGKAAPSLSSYALNHYQEWERKIEEWQSPILQCKSLPSWYKSALFNELYYISDGGSVWVECNEQSNGVMNSKDVTSKLVKQYGKFAYLEGHEYRMYNTYDVHFYASFALIMLWPQLQISLQYDMASTIPLEDSEMLQESYGGKQMKRKVANVVPHDIGDPEDEPWVRVNGYLLHDTSDWKDLNLKFVLQVYRDYHVTKDFNYLKQMWPKVQTVMRVSLSWDTDGDGIIDNSGYADQTYDIWTVTGASAYSGGLWLAAVKMAMEMAKILNEEDDYINFFVILAKGKESYENKLWNGKYYNYDSSSSRQSNSIMSDQTAGHWYLKACDLVHENDEVFPTNHVRSALRTVYDVNVMSFQQGTMGAVNGMRPDGKVDTTSLQSEEVWTGVTYALAANMIQEVL, encoded by the exons GTACCTCTGGTTCTACTATAACATCAGAAGGAAAGGTCGGCGACCATATATTGATCAGTTTAATCCCCTGGAATGTAGGCAAATATATG GTGTTCCAGTTGGAGGGATTGGATGTGGTTGTATCAACCGAGGATGGAAGGGGGATTTCTGTAGGTGGTCCTTGACACCTGGAATATACACATATGATATTGTGCAAGCCAATCAG TTCACAGTGTGTATACAGAAAGGTGGAAGGACGGTTTATCAACAAGTATTATCACCATCAAGACCAAGAGATAGCAGTCTTTGTACATGGAACTGGGGTTACCATGGCGAATATGCAAAATACCATGCTCTGTACCCTAGAGCATGGACAGTGTATGAGCTTCCAGGTCAAAATGTCACACTGGTGTGCAGACAGATTTCACCAATCATTCCCCATGATTACAAA GATACTAGTCTTCCAGTTGGTGTGTTTGTCTGGGAAATCCAGAACAACAATGATGAATCTGTCAACGTCAGTATTATGATGACATGGCAGAATGGTACCGGAGAACCCACGGATAAATCCGGCGGTAGATGGAATCAACCCTTCACATTTGAAGGTAATGGCCAGACAGAAGGTCAAGTTCAAGGTCTCTTACTGCACAATGCTCACCCCAAAATGAAATGCACCATGGCCATATCCGCTGCTTGCAAG gaaaACGTTAAAATCAGTCACAAGACGGCTTTCAACCCGTATGGAGATGGCAAGGAATTATGGGATGATCTTATCTTTGATGGTGAACTTACATCCAGATCAG GTTCCAGCTTCCAGACCAAAGAAGGAGAAGCAACAGCTGCAGCAGTGGCTGCTAAATCTCAGGTAGAAGCTAATTCAAGCAGTGCAATAGAGTTCTGTGTTGCTTGGGACATGCCAAGGATACACTTCAGGGCAAAGGAGAAAAGCTACTGCAG gaGGTACACACGGTGGTTTGGGAGTGATGGCAAAGCAGCGCCCTCACTGTCCAGTTATGCTCTAAATCACTATCAAGAATGGGAAAGGAAGATAGAGGAATGGCAAAGTCCAATTTTACAATGCAA ATCACTGCCAAGTTGGTACAAGTCAGCTTTGTTCAATGAATTGTACTACATTTCTGATGGGGGCTCAGTCTGGGTTGAATGTAATGAACAAAGCAATGGTGTTATGAACTCCAAAGATGTTACTTCCAAACTTGTCAAACAGTAtggaaaatttgcatacttagaAG GTCACGAATATCGGATGTACAACACATATGATGTCCACTTCTATGCATCGTTTGCCCTCATCATGTTATGGCCACAGCTGCAAATCAGTTTACAGTATGATATGG CTTCCACTATTCCATTAGAAGATTCTGAAATGTTACAAGAATCCTACGGAGGTAAGCAAATGAAGAGGAAAGTGGCCAATGTCGTACCTCATGATATTGGTGATCCAG AGGATGAACCCTGGGTCCGTGTCAATGGTTATTTACTTCATGATACTTCAGACTGGAAGGACCTCAATCTAAAATTTGTACTTCAGGTTTACAGAGATTATCATGTGACCAAAGATTTCAACTACCTCAAACAGATGTGGCCCAAGGTTCAA ACTGTGATGCGTGTCTCGTTGTCATGGGATACAGATGGAGACGGTATCATTGACAACTCAGGTTACGCTGATCAGACGTATGACATATGGACAGTCACTGGAGCCAG TGCTTACAGCGGTGGTCTGTGGCTTGCCGCAGTCAAGATGGCCAtggaaatggcaaaaatacTTAATGAGGAAGATGATTACATCAACTTCTTCGTTATCTTGGCGAAAGGAAAGGAGTCGTATGAGAATAAGTTGTGGAATG GTAAGTACTATAATTACGACAGCAGTAGTTCACGTCAGAGCAACAGTATCATGTCTGACCAGACAGCTGGGCACTGGTACCTGAAAGCGTGCGATTTAGTCCATGAAAATGACGAAGTCTTCCCGACCAATCACGTACGGAGTGCTCTTCGCACCGTCTACGACGTCAATGTTATGAGTTTCCAGCAAGGCACCATGGGAGCTGTCAACGGAATGAGGCCTGATGGGAAGGTTGACACCACCAGTCTGCAAAGTGAGGAGGTGTGGACTGGGGTAACCTACGCATTAGCCGCAAATATGATTCAAGAGGTACTGTAG